The sequence TCTGGCCTGGTGTTTGGTTCTCCCCCAACACCCTTCCAAAACTCAATATCATTTGCCAAGGTGGGCTCTGCCCACCCTACGAAATCTTTTTTCAGGAATGGTAGGGCGGGCATGGCCCGCCAATATCATTTGAGACGGTGGGCGGTGCCCACCCTACGAAGAATCTTTATGCCCCAATATCGTCGAGCGCGTATTCCAGGCGGCACGTACTTCTTTACGGTTGTCACTCATGCTCGCCAGCCCTTTCTCACCCATCCTCTTTGCCGAACCATCCTTGCCAATGTGATTCGGGAGGTGCAATTGGCCCATTCTTTTTCCCTGGAGGCCTGGGTGTCTCTTCCTGATCACTGGCATTGTGTCTGGACCTTACCTGAGGGTGATGCCGACTACTCAAAACGGTGGGGATTGATTAAGGCCAAATTTTCCAAGCAAACCAGGTCTTTCCTTTGCCCAACAGGAGATTGTTCCAACGGTGATTCTCGTAAACGGGAGGCGGCCATCTGGCAACGGCGATTTTGGGAGCATGTGATACGAGATGAGGCCGATTTCCGAATCCATCTCGACTATATTCATTACAATCCCGTCAAACATGGGCTAGTCGACCGCGTGCAAGATTGGCCGTA comes from Nitrospiraceae bacterium and encodes:
- a CDS encoding transposase; amino-acid sequence: MPQYRRARIPGGTYFFTVVTHARQPFLTHPLCRTILANVIREVQLAHSFSLEAWVSLPDHWHCVWTLPEGDADYSKRWGLIKAKFSKQTRSFLCPTGDCSNGDSRKREAAIWQRRFWEHVIRDEADFRIHLDYIHYNPVKHGLVDRVQDWPYSSFHRFVAQGMYPIDWGEQVDLAESHAFGE